One window of Gemmatimonas sp. UBA7669 genomic DNA carries:
- a CDS encoding type II toxin-antitoxin system RelE/ParE family toxin, translating into MIGSFKDRDTERLFERQPVRRFPPTLRPLMLRKLLLLDAVVALEELRVPPGNRLEKLKGDRAGQWSIRVNQQWRVCFRWKDGAAHDVEIVDFH; encoded by the coding sequence ATGATCGGCAGCTTCAAGGATCGCGATACTGAGCGCTTGTTCGAGCGACAGCCGGTGCGGCGCTTTCCACCGACATTGCGGCCCCTGATGCTCCGGAAGCTCCTGCTGCTGGATGCGGTCGTCGCGCTCGAGGAACTGCGGGTGCCTCCTGGCAATCGACTGGAGAAGTTGAAGGGCGATCGGGCCGGGCAGTGGAGCATCAGGGTCAACCAGCAGTGGCGCGTCTGTTTTCGCTGGAAGGACGGCGCGGCACATGACGTCGAGATCGTGGACTTTCACTGA
- a CDS encoding HigA family addiction module antitoxin, producing the protein MATKLAPIHPGEILLAEFLEPLSLSQYRLAQDLSVPPRRINEIVHGKRAITADTALRLGRYFGTSAQFWLNLQTRFDLEIERDRLGPRLGAEVSVYQAAS; encoded by the coding sequence ATGGCAACCAAGCTCGCTCCAATCCATCCTGGCGAAATTCTCCTCGCTGAGTTTCTCGAGCCACTGTCGCTGTCGCAGTATCGGCTCGCACAGGACCTGTCGGTGCCGCCACGCCGCATCAATGAGATCGTTCATGGCAAGCGGGCGATCACGGCGGATACAGCCCTGCGGCTGGGGCGGTACTTTGGCACGTCAGCGCAGTTCTGGCTCAACCTGCAGACGCGATTTGATCTGGAAATCGAACGCGATCGATTGGGGCCGCGGCTCGGGGCAGAGGTCTCAGTCTACCAAGCGGCCAGTTGA